From Nicotiana tabacum cultivar K326 chromosome 15, ASM71507v2, whole genome shotgun sequence, the proteins below share one genomic window:
- the LOC107791269 gene encoding protein ROOT HAIR DEFECTIVE 3-like, which yields MLSDKSDGCCSTHLIDGDGVFNVAGVENFIKEVKLAECGLSYAIVSIMGPQSSGKSTLLNHLFGTNFREMDAYKGRSQTTKGIWMARCVGIEPCTLVMDLEGTDGRERGEDDTTFEKQSALFALAVSDIVLINMWCHDIGREQAANKPLLKTVFQVMMRLFSPRKTTLMFVIRDKTRTPLENLEPVLREDIQKIWDSVPKPQAHAETPLGEFFNVEVVALSSYEEKEEQFKEQVASLRQRFFHSIAPGGLAGDRRGVVPASGFSFSAQHMWEVIKENRDLDLPAHKVMVATVRCEEIAHEKYDSFTANEEWCQLKEAVQSHPVGGFGKKLSTILNTCLSEYDAEATFFDEGVRSTKRKQLEEKLLQFVQPAYQSMLGRIRSDTLERFKEAFDKELKGGIGFAMAAHECTVSFMSQFDEECADAVIDQAKWDSSRVRDKLKRDVDAHISEIRTAKLAEVTTLYETKLNDALAGPVEGLLDGAADDTWPAIRKLLQRETDTALSGFSAALSGFEMDEQTRENMVLRLKDYARGVVEAKAKEEAGRVLIRMKDRFSMLFSYDSDSMPRVWIGKENIRAITKTARSASLKLLSVMAAIRLEDERDSIENTLTIALSDGGASTKKGIASLDPLASSTWNEVSASKTLITPIQCKSLWKQFNTETEYIVTQAIAAQEASRRNNNWLPPPWAVVALLILGFNEFMTLLRNPLYLGVIFVAFLLVKALWVQLDISGEFRNGALPGLLSLSTKFLPTVTNLLRRLAEAGQRKANNEPQHNTTSASSEENRGEYSSPSMHDRMK from the exons ATGCTTTCAGATAAAAGTGATGGATGTTGTTCCACACACCTCATTGATGGGGATGGGGTCTTCAATGTTGCTGgagttgaaaatttcataaagGAAGTTAAACTGGCAGAATGTGGTCTTTCATATGCTATAGTATCCATTATGGGTCCACAAAGTAGTG GGAAAAGTACACTGTTAAATCATCTATTTGGTACTAACTTTAGAGAGATGGATGCTTATAAAGGAAG GTCACAAACCACAAAAGGTATCTGGATGGCTCGATGTGTTGGGATTGAGCCGTGCACCCTTGTTATGGATTTAGAGGGCACCGATGGGAGAGAGCGTGGAGAG GATGACACTACATTTGAGAAGCAAAGTGCCCTATTTGCCCTTGCTGTTTCTGATATAGTGCTAATCAATAT GTGGTGTCATGATATTGGCCGTGAGCAAGCTGCTAATAAGCCTCTTCTGAAGACTGTCTTTCAG GTTATGATGCGGTTATTTAGCCCTCGTAAAACGACATTGATGTTTGTTATACGCGATAAAACAAGG ACTCCGCTTGAAAATTTGGAGCCTGTTTTAAGGGAAGACATTCAGAAG ATATGGGATTCCGTCCCAAAGCCGCAAGCTCATGCGGAAACACCTTTAGGTGAATTTTTTAAT GTTGAGGTTGTTGCACTTTCTAGTTATGAAGAGAAGGAAGAGCAATTTAAAGAGCAG GTGGCTAGTCTAAGACAGCGATTCTTTCATTCTATTGCACCTGGGGGTCTTGCTGGAGATAGGCGGGGAGTTGTTCCTGCTTCTGGTTTTTCGTTTAGTGCACAGCATATGTGGGAGGTTATAAAGGAGAACAGGGACCTTGACCTCCCTGCCCATAAG GTTATGGTAGCTACCGTACGCTGTGAAGAAATTGCCCATGAAAAATATGACTCTTTCACTGCAAATGAG GAGTGGTGTCAATTAAAAGAGGCAGTGCAATCTCATCCTGTGGGTGGCTTCGGGAAGAAGCTTAGCACAATTTTGAACACTTGTTTATCAGA ataTGATGCAGAGGCTACATTCTTTGATGAAGGAGTGAGATCTACAAAACGAAAGCAGTTGGAAGAGAAATTGCTTCAG TTTGTCCAACCAGCCTACCAATCTATGCTGGGACGCATACGATCTGATACTTTGGAAAGATtcaaagaagcatttgataaggaACTGAAGGGAGGTATAGGGTTTGCAATGGCCGCTCATGAGTGCACTGTGTCTTTTATGTCCCAGTTTGATGAGGAATGCGCAG ATGCTGTTATTGATCAAGCAAAATGGGACTCATCCAGAGTTAGGGATAAGCTCAAGCGTGATGTAGATGCTCATATTTCCGAAATTCGTACTGCCAAGCTGGCTGAAGTTACTACTCTTTACGAG ACCAAATTAAATGATGCTTTAGCTGGACCTGTGGAGGGTCTTTTAGATGGAGCTGCTGATGATACATGGCCAGCAATAAGAAAACTGCTTCAGCGTGAGACTGACACAGCACTCTCTGGGTTTTCGGCTGCACTTTCTGGTTTTGAAATGGATGAACAAACAAGGGAAAATATGGTTTTGAGATTGAAGGATTATGCACGCGGAGTGGTTGAAGCAAAGGCGAAGGAAGAGGCTGGAAGGGTTTTGATTCGTATGAAGGACAG GTTTTCAATGTTATTTAGCTATGATTCTGATTCAATGCCACGAGTTTGGATTGGAAAGGAAAATATTCGAGCTATTACCAAAACTGCCAGATCAGCT TCTCTGAAGCTCCTGTCAGTTATGGCTGCAATTCGTTTGGAAGATGAACGTGATAGCATAGAGAATACACTCACTATTGCTCTTTCGGATGGAGGTGCTTCAACCAAAAAAGGCATTGCATCTCTTGATCCTCTGGCCTCTAGCACTTGGAATGAG GTCTCTGCATCAAAAACTTTAATCACACCTATCCAATGCAAGTCGTTGTGGAAGCAATTTAACACTGAGACTGAATACATTGTTACACAAGCCATTGCTGCTCAG gAGGCTAGCAGGAGAAATAACAATTGGCTTCCACCTCCATGGGCAGTTGTCGCGTTGCTTATTCTGGGGTTCAATGAATTCATGACACTGTTGAG AAATCCTTTGTATTTGGGAGTCATATTTGTTGCCTTTCTACTAGTGAAAGCCCTCTGGGTGCAACTTGACATCTCGGGCGAATTCCGCAATGGCGCT CTTCCTGGACTTCTCTCTTTATCCACAAAGTTCCTTCCTACAGTCACGAATCTTCTTAGACGACTAGCCGAGGCAGGCCAAAGGAAGGCAAATAATGAACCTCAACATAATACTACAAGTGCTTCATCTGAAGAAAACAGAGGGGAATACTCTAGCCCCTCAATGCATGACAGAATGAAGTAA